In Salisediminibacterium beveridgei, one DNA window encodes the following:
- a CDS encoding CdaR family transcriptional regulator encodes MELLTGLAHRIVEEVTEIVREEVIVVDHTGIIVAASDKKRIGSFHEGAKIAIDTKQQYIIRRKDVPHLKGVKAGLNLPIMIAGSAVGVIGITGEPSKVIQFGQLIQRMTELIIKEAYSSELLDSKHRGYETFVYEWVNIQDLDYEFKERGEILGIRIKQPRCCVLIDIYAHSVDSEKEDEAKVGTLDQAVTDYLRSCFSDASQDFVVPWGAGRFMILKDMTQFEKDDSALNRELMEVNAQIERQFYLRPQAGVGTTVTIPEELRRSYQEAKRAISAKAHPESVVFYSSLSLELALAEISTMTRERVVEKVIGPILNEKDLLETLVVFLKQNLKLKPTAEVLHIHINTLHYRLKRVGELTGKSVKDTEDIVSLYMAVHFYKGWHNEE; translated from the coding sequence ATGGAATTATTGACAGGACTGGCACACCGGATTGTAGAAGAGGTAACAGAAATTGTCCGTGAAGAGGTCATAGTCGTCGATCATACTGGTATTATCGTTGCAGCCAGTGATAAAAAAAGAATCGGTTCATTTCATGAAGGGGCTAAGATTGCCATTGATACGAAACAACAGTACATTATTCGCCGCAAGGATGTCCCGCACTTGAAAGGTGTTAAAGCCGGATTAAATCTGCCGATTATGATTGCCGGGTCTGCAGTAGGTGTGATTGGAATTACCGGGGAACCGTCTAAAGTCATTCAATTCGGCCAATTGATTCAGCGAATGACCGAGCTCATTATAAAAGAAGCGTACTCCTCAGAATTGCTTGATTCCAAACACAGAGGATATGAAACATTTGTCTATGAATGGGTGAATATTCAGGATCTTGATTATGAATTTAAAGAGCGAGGGGAGATATTAGGGATTCGGATTAAACAGCCCAGATGCTGTGTTCTGATTGATATCTATGCCCATTCAGTGGATAGTGAAAAAGAAGATGAGGCAAAGGTAGGTACGTTGGATCAAGCAGTGACAGATTACTTACGAAGTTGTTTTTCAGATGCGTCTCAGGATTTTGTCGTGCCCTGGGGAGCCGGCCGATTTATGATCTTGAAAGATATGACGCAGTTTGAAAAAGATGATTCCGCTTTGAACAGAGAGCTCATGGAAGTGAACGCGCAAATTGAACGTCAATTTTATCTTCGTCCGCAGGCAGGTGTAGGTACAACGGTAACAATACCTGAGGAACTTCGAAGATCTTACCAGGAGGCGAAAAGGGCAATCAGTGCAAAAGCACATCCGGAATCGGTGGTATTCTATTCCTCATTGTCTTTGGAACTTGCGCTGGCTGAGATCAGCACGATGACAAGGGAACGGGTTGTCGAAAAAGTGATCGGCCCGATCCTGAATGAAAAAGATCTTCTGGAAACCCTGGTAGTCTTTTTGAAGCAAAACCTGAAACTGAAACCAACGGCAGAAGTGCTTCACATTCATATCAATACGTTACATTACAGGTTAAAGCGTGTAGGGGAGCTCACCGGCAAATCCGTCAAGGATACGGAAGACATCGTTTCACTGTATATGGCTGTTCATTTTTACAAAGGATGGCATAATGAAGAGTGA
- the glcD gene encoding glycolate oxidase subunit GlcD, translated as MLKKKVRKLFVDIVGEENYLDSPQDLLVYSYDSTPDFQSMPDGVIKPRSTEEIAEICKICNEHQVPIVPRGNGTNLSAGTTPLQGGIVMLFNHMDKILEIDEENLTATVQPGLITLDLINAVEEKGLFYAPDPSSMKISTIGGNISEGSGGLRGLKYGVTRDYVMGLEFVLANGDIVRSGGKLAKDVAGYDLTRLMVGSEGTLGVMTEATLKLIPIPETKQTMLALYPNLETAGDTVSAIIANKIIPATLEFLDQPTIRVVEDFAKIGLPTDAGAILLIEQDGPKEVVERDMAKMKQICEETGALSAEIASTPEEGEALTAARRSALSALARMKPTTILEDATVPRSKVAEMVRAIEEIAKKHNVQICTFGHAGDGNLHPTCMTDARDREEMKRVEEAFEDIFKRAIELGGTITGEHGVGAMKSPYLSWRVGQTGMDIMKNIKMAFDPNNIMNPEKIFAKDEKFRVVVNK; from the coding sequence ATGTTAAAGAAGAAAGTACGTAAATTGTTCGTCGACATCGTCGGAGAAGAGAATTACCTTGATTCACCACAAGATCTGTTAGTTTATTCTTACGATTCGACACCGGATTTTCAAAGTATGCCGGACGGGGTTATTAAACCAAGGTCAACAGAAGAAATAGCAGAGATCTGTAAAATCTGTAATGAACATCAGGTGCCAATTGTACCAAGGGGTAATGGTACGAACCTGTCTGCGGGAACAACACCTTTACAAGGTGGTATTGTCATGTTGTTCAATCACATGGATAAGATTCTCGAGATTGATGAGGAGAATTTAACTGCAACCGTTCAACCGGGACTGATCACGCTTGATCTGATCAATGCGGTTGAAGAAAAAGGGTTGTTTTATGCACCGGATCCCTCTTCCATGAAAATCTCAACAATCGGTGGCAATATCAGCGAAGGATCAGGCGGCCTGAGAGGACTCAAATACGGTGTCACAAGAGATTATGTGATGGGACTTGAATTTGTTCTGGCTAACGGAGACATTGTACGCAGTGGCGGCAAACTCGCCAAAGATGTTGCAGGATATGATTTGACAAGATTGATGGTCGGATCAGAAGGTACGCTTGGCGTTATGACCGAAGCCACGCTGAAATTAATACCGATTCCTGAAACAAAGCAGACGATGCTGGCATTATACCCTAACCTGGAAACAGCAGGAGATACTGTCTCAGCAATCATCGCTAATAAAATCATTCCGGCAACCCTGGAATTCCTTGATCAGCCCACAATCCGGGTTGTTGAGGATTTTGCTAAAATCGGACTGCCAACGGACGCTGGTGCCATTTTACTGATTGAACAGGACGGCCCGAAAGAGGTAGTGGAACGGGACATGGCGAAAATGAAACAAATATGCGAAGAAACAGGAGCATTATCGGCAGAGATAGCTTCCACACCGGAAGAAGGAGAAGCTTTGACTGCAGCAAGACGTTCTGCATTATCAGCACTTGCTCGAATGAAGCCGACAACCATTCTGGAAGATGCGACTGTTCCTCGTTCGAAAGTAGCTGAAATGGTTCGTGCCATCGAAGAAATTGCCAAGAAACACAACGTACAGATTTGTACATTCGGACATGCCGGAGACGGCAATTTGCATCCGACGTGTATGACTGATGCCCGGGACCGGGAAGAGATGAAACGGGTTGAAGAGGCATTTGAAGATATTTTTAAACGGGCAATCGAATTGGGAGGAACAATCACAGGAGAGCACGGTGTAGGTGCCATGAAGTCACCTTACTTATCCTGGAGAGTTGGCCAGACAGGGATGGACATCATGAAAAACATCAAAATGGCATTTGATCCGAATAACATTATGAATCCGGAGAAAATATTTGCCAAAGACGAAAAATTCCGGGTGGTGGTCAACAAATGA
- a CDS encoding (Fe-S)-binding protein: MTMTKKMKKDIAADFNEKMDHDELLNCMRCGFCLPACPTYRETGGNEAASPRGRIALMKAVSDGIMEPDQAFEDQLSLCLGCRACEPACPSGVKYGHLLEDAVDILQTHKKTGLKEKGIRKVIFDNVFPNSNRMKQLNGLLWFYQSSGIQKIARGTKLTGLVGQHLATFERVLPEIPAPSRMKNRPTHVHAEGEVKKKVAFFSGCLMDTMFMDTNDKTLFLLQKAGCEVVIPKEQSCCGALHAHSGEMEAARALAKENIVAFEEGDFDYIISNAGGCGAVLHDYDQMLKNDPEWKDRAKRFSDRVMDVSEILLDAGLPKMSLPERIVTYQDSCHLRNVMKTFSAPRELMKQIEGVHYVEMIDADRCCGSAGTYNLVEQEMSMQILDQKMQEVYKTKAKTIVTANPGCLLQMRLGIEREGKAGDMDGVHIVDLLADAVKHAELKAETV, translated from the coding sequence ATGACAATGACAAAGAAGATGAAAAAAGATATTGCTGCTGACTTTAATGAGAAGATGGATCATGATGAACTGTTGAACTGTATGCGGTGTGGATTTTGCCTGCCGGCCTGTCCGACCTACCGGGAAACCGGGGGAAATGAAGCAGCATCTCCACGTGGGCGTATCGCCTTAATGAAGGCTGTTTCTGACGGTATTATGGAGCCGGACCAGGCCTTCGAAGATCAACTGAGTTTGTGTCTTGGTTGCCGTGCTTGTGAACCAGCCTGTCCATCAGGAGTGAAATATGGTCATCTTCTTGAAGATGCCGTGGATATCCTCCAGACCCATAAGAAAACAGGACTCAAAGAGAAAGGGATCCGCAAAGTCATCTTTGATAATGTGTTCCCGAACTCCAACCGTATGAAGCAATTGAATGGTCTCTTGTGGTTCTATCAGAGTAGTGGGATTCAGAAAATCGCCCGTGGAACAAAGCTTACAGGTCTTGTCGGACAGCATCTGGCAACTTTCGAGCGGGTGCTGCCAGAAATTCCGGCACCATCCAGAATGAAAAACCGGCCGACACATGTGCATGCAGAAGGAGAAGTGAAAAAGAAAGTCGCATTCTTCTCTGGGTGTCTCATGGATACCATGTTCATGGACACCAATGACAAAACTCTATTCCTTCTTCAGAAGGCAGGCTGTGAAGTTGTCATTCCTAAAGAGCAAAGCTGTTGCGGAGCGCTTCATGCCCACAGTGGTGAAATGGAAGCTGCCAGGGCTTTGGCAAAAGAGAACATCGTGGCCTTCGAGGAAGGCGACTTTGACTATATTATCAGTAATGCCGGTGGTTGCGGAGCGGTATTGCATGATTACGATCAAATGCTAAAGAACGATCCAGAGTGGAAAGATCGTGCGAAGCGTTTCAGTGATCGGGTTATGGATGTATCTGAAATTCTTCTGGATGCGGGATTACCTAAGATGTCACTTCCTGAAAGAATCGTGACGTATCAGGATTCCTGTCATCTTCGAAATGTGATGAAGACGTTCTCGGCACCACGTGAACTGATGAAACAAATCGAAGGTGTACACTACGTTGAAATGATCGATGCAGATCGTTGCTGTGGATCTGCGGGCACCTATAATCTTGTGGAACAGGAAATGTCCATGCAGATTCTTGATCAGAAAATGCAGGAAGTCTATAAGACAAAGGCGAAAACGATTGTCACTGCGAATCCAGGCTGTCTGTTGCAGATGCGTCTTGGTATCGAACGTGAAGGAAAAGCCGGAGATATGGATGGCGTTCACATTGTAGACCTGCTTGCGGATGCTGTGAAACATGCTGAATTGAAGGCTGAAACAGTATAA
- a CDS encoding ISL3 family transposase, which yields MNFPGLEEAIVTKTAIVDGEVHIHIEMEREPHRCPCCFEWTSKVHDYRIQKMQHLKMWERPTVLFYRRRRYVCPCGKRFSEQIKLVERYQRHTVEWNQALGLRVIQGKNFTDTARQFHTSPTTVMRRFDQIAAPMLSEVKELPSVIAIDEYKGDTEKGKYQVMIADGVTGKPLDILPDRAVQTVKRYLQQKGSQVRIVVMDMSHSFKSAVDQALGKPVIVADRFHFCRYIYWALDRIRRRVQKEFHEYDRKKCKRMKHVFHKHAQDLTEKQHWYLQRYLSLSEELREAYEVKEVYRDWFETAKQVGQHDVRSVKEELHAFYQCVEASEMQEFQDVLKTFRNWEVAILNSFAYGYTNGPIEGLNNQTKVIKRNAFGFRRYDRFRFRVLLHHQFKNEHFQVG from the coding sequence ATGAACTTTCCGGGGTTAGAAGAAGCGATCGTCACGAAAACAGCCATTGTTGATGGGGAAGTACACATTCATATCGAGATGGAACGCGAGCCGCACAGGTGTCCATGTTGTTTTGAATGGACGAGTAAAGTCCATGATTACCGGATCCAGAAGATGCAACACCTGAAAATGTGGGAACGACCTACGGTCTTGTTCTATCGTCGAAGACGTTACGTATGCCCATGTGGCAAGCGATTTTCTGAACAGATCAAACTGGTGGAACGTTACCAACGACACACGGTGGAATGGAATCAGGCGTTGGGACTGCGTGTGATCCAGGGAAAGAATTTCACGGACACGGCCAGACAGTTTCATACGTCTCCAACCACCGTGATGAGAAGGTTCGATCAGATCGCTGCCCCTATGTTGTCGGAAGTGAAGGAGCTTCCTTCGGTCATTGCCATCGATGAGTATAAGGGAGACACCGAAAAAGGGAAATATCAAGTCATGATTGCAGATGGTGTGACAGGAAAACCATTGGATATATTGCCGGACCGTGCGGTCCAAACCGTCAAACGTTATTTACAACAGAAAGGCAGTCAAGTCCGCATCGTGGTTATGGACATGAGCCATTCCTTTAAATCAGCGGTAGACCAGGCATTGGGCAAACCTGTTATTGTCGCCGACCGGTTTCATTTTTGTCGTTATATCTATTGGGCGCTGGACCGGATTCGGCGCCGTGTACAGAAGGAATTCCACGAATATGATCGGAAAAAGTGTAAACGGATGAAGCATGTTTTTCATAAACACGCGCAAGACTTAACGGAGAAACAACACTGGTATCTCCAACGCTATCTGTCTTTGTCAGAGGAGCTTCGTGAAGCCTATGAAGTGAAAGAAGTTTATCGCGATTGGTTTGAAACGGCGAAACAGGTTGGGCAACATGATGTGCGAAGCGTAAAAGAAGAACTGCATGCGTTCTATCAATGCGTGGAGGCATCGGAGATGCAAGAGTTTCAAGACGTCCTGAAAACATTCCGAAATTGGGAAGTGGCCATCCTGAACAGCTTTGCCTATGGTTATACAAACGGTCCGATCGAAGGGTTAAACAATCAGACGAAAGTGATCAAACGGAATGCATTCGGATTCAGACGATACGATCGTTTCCGGTTCCGGGTATTACTGCATCATCAATTCAAAAATGAACATTTTCAAGTAGGATAA
- the mnhG gene encoding monovalent cation/H(+) antiporter subunit G, producing MTEIVISIFLLVGASLSLLGAIGIVRFPDVYGRLHAATKSATLGVISIISGVFLYFLWIDGIVVGKLLLTIIFVFLTAPVAAFMIGRSAYNTGVKMWGNTQQDDLADAMRKQKKENQQ from the coding sequence TTGACCGAGATCGTCATTAGTATCTTCCTGCTTGTGGGCGCTTCACTGAGCCTTCTCGGTGCGATCGGTATTGTCCGCTTTCCGGATGTTTACGGACGCCTCCACGCAGCAACCAAGAGTGCAACCCTGGGTGTCATCAGCATCATCTCAGGCGTCTTCCTTTACTTCCTGTGGATCGATGGTATCGTCGTGGGGAAATTGCTCCTGACAATCATTTTCGTTTTCCTGACAGCACCTGTAGCTGCTTTCATGATTGGACGCTCTGCATACAATACCGGGGTCAAAATGTGGGGCAATACGCAGCAGGATGATCTTGCAGATGCAATGAGAAAACAGAAAAAAGAAAATCAGCAGTAA
- a CDS encoding Na(+)/H(+) antiporter subunit F1, whose amino-acid sequence MLPTVAGIVLFIMSVAILVTAVRAVIGPTVSDRIVALDTIGINLIGFIAVIMLIQDTIAYAEVVLVIAILAFIGSVAIAKFVEGGVVLDRDRH is encoded by the coding sequence ATGCTCCCTACTGTTGCCGGAATCGTATTATTTATTATGTCAGTTGCCATACTTGTCACAGCCGTCCGGGCTGTAATCGGTCCAACGGTATCGGATCGGATCGTAGCACTTGATACAATCGGGATTAACCTGATCGGGTTCATTGCAGTCATCATGCTTATTCAAGATACCATTGCGTATGCTGAAGTCGTGTTGGTCATTGCCATACTGGCCTTTATCGGTTCTGTCGCCATTGCCAAATTCGTCGAAGGGGGTGTTGTCCTTGACCGAGATCGTCATTAG
- a CDS encoding Na+/H+ antiporter subunit E: MAFQILLNIGLAFIWMLLQNEYTFLDFFIGYLVGVALLYLLRRFLHFDFYFRRVIALFKLLILFLYKLILSNIDMIKIVLSPKMNIEPGIIAIPTKLRTDWEVTLLANLISLTPGTLTMNFSENGRTLYVHSIHVPDKDAAIDEIRQSFERAIMEVTH, translated from the coding sequence ATGGCTTTTCAAATTTTATTAAACATCGGTCTGGCCTTCATCTGGATGCTGCTGCAAAACGAGTATACATTCCTGGATTTCTTCATCGGTTACCTAGTCGGTGTTGCCCTGCTCTATCTTCTGCGCAGGTTTCTGCACTTTGACTTTTATTTCCGACGAGTGATCGCCTTGTTCAAACTTCTGATACTTTTTCTGTACAAGTTAATCCTGTCAAATATTGATATGATCAAGATTGTGCTGAGCCCCAAAATGAATATTGAGCCTGGCATCATTGCCATTCCCACAAAACTGCGAACCGATTGGGAAGTGACACTCCTGGCTAATTTAATTTCGCTAACTCCAGGAACATTGACCATGAATTTCTCAGAGAATGGCCGTACGTTATATGTACATTCAATTCACGTGCCTGATAAGGATGCGGCAATTGACGAAATCCGCCAGTCTTTTGAACGTGCGATTATGGAGGTGACGCATTAA
- a CDS encoding Na+/H+ antiporter subunit D: MINLVVLPILIPLLIGVVLIFFKEYKNLQRILTVSSMLLVLLASTTLVYFAYADGIQTLALGDWPAPFGIILVGDLLSASLVWLASILGLVTLFYTYQTFTAEREYHYFHSFFLFLIVGVNGSFLTGDLFNLFVFFEVMLISSFILISFGSKKYQLRESLKYVIINTVSSMFFIIAVAYIYGVTGTLNMADLSIKVGELYEAGNSGILTVIGLVFLFVFGTKSAIFPLYFWLPHSYFAPPAAMAALFGGLLTKVGVYTVMRMYTLIFHHDQLIFNVLLIVGGLTMFIGVLGAVAQFDFKRILAVHIVSQVGYMIMGIGIGTSLAIAGTFYFLAHNIIVKSALFFFAGATEHVSGTTHLKKMSGLLKTHPYLGWLFFISAISLAGIPPLSGFFGKFALVVAGLEAGHYFVIFVSLLTGVLTLFSMMKIFITSFWGEVKFPDHAESEKKPVGRLLIPILPLVFLTILLGVAAEPFFAFSLEMGEQLTDPSIYIESVLKE; the protein is encoded by the coding sequence ATGATTAATCTAGTCGTATTACCCATACTCATCCCTCTGTTAATCGGGGTTGTGCTTATCTTTTTCAAAGAGTACAAAAATCTGCAGCGGATTTTGACTGTTTCGTCCATGCTGCTGGTTCTGTTGGCATCAACAACCCTGGTTTACTTCGCATATGCAGATGGGATTCAAACACTTGCCCTTGGTGACTGGCCTGCACCATTCGGCATTATTCTGGTAGGCGATCTGTTGTCCGCATCATTGGTCTGGCTTGCCAGCATACTTGGACTGGTCACCTTGTTCTATACGTATCAAACCTTCACAGCTGAACGGGAATATCATTATTTCCATTCGTTCTTTCTGTTTTTAATCGTTGGCGTCAATGGTTCATTCCTGACAGGTGACTTGTTTAACCTTTTTGTCTTTTTCGAAGTGATGCTGATTTCATCCTTCATTCTGATTTCGTTCGGGAGTAAGAAGTACCAACTGCGGGAATCATTGAAGTATGTGATCATCAACACTGTTTCCTCAATGTTCTTTATTATTGCGGTTGCCTATATTTATGGTGTAACCGGAACATTGAATATGGCCGATCTCTCCATTAAAGTCGGCGAACTATATGAAGCTGGAAACTCTGGTATTTTGACGGTGATTGGGCTTGTCTTCCTCTTCGTCTTTGGTACGAAGAGTGCGATATTCCCGCTTTATTTCTGGCTGCCTCACTCCTACTTTGCACCTCCGGCAGCAATGGCTGCATTATTCGGGGGGCTGTTAACCAAAGTCGGTGTTTATACCGTGATGAGGATGTATACGCTTATTTTCCATCACGATCAATTGATCTTCAACGTCCTTCTCATTGTGGGAGGGCTCACGATGTTCATCGGTGTGCTCGGTGCGGTAGCTCAGTTTGATTTCAAGCGGATCCTGGCCGTTCATATCGTTTCGCAGGTTGGTTACATGATCATGGGGATCGGGATTGGCACCAGTCTTGCGATTGCAGGTACATTTTATTTCCTTGCACACAATATTATCGTGAAATCCGCACTCTTCTTCTTTGCAGGTGCTACAGAGCACGTTTCCGGGACAACACACCTGAAGAAGATGAGCGGTCTCTTGAAAACACATCCTTATCTCGGCTGGCTCTTTTTCATATCCGCCATCTCCCTGGCGGGGATACCGCCGCTGAGTGGTTTCTTCGGAAAATTCGCCCTCGTTGTGGCGGGTCTTGAAGCGGGACATTATTTCGTGATTTTTGTCAGTCTTCTCACTGGTGTTCTGACACTCTTCTCAATGATGAAAATTTTTATTACGTCTTTCTGGGGAGAAGTCAAATTCCCTGATCACGCAGAATCAGAGAAGAAGCCTGTTGGCAGACTGCTGATTCCAATCTTGCCGCTTGTCTTCCTGACGATCCTCTTAGGTGTCGCAGCTGAGCCGTTTTTCGCTTTCTCACTGGAAATGGGTGAACAGCTGACTGATCCGTCAATCTATATCGAATCTGTACTGAAGGAGTAG
- a CDS encoding Na(+)/H(+) antiporter subunit C, with the protein MEILMIFMIGIFVSVATYLILTKSLLRVILGVVILSHAAHLLLLTLSGLKLGSPPLLGEEAASYADPLPQALILTAIVIGFGITAFMLVLAYRTYKAHGTDNFDELRGSEDD; encoded by the coding sequence ATGGAAATACTCATGATTTTTATGATCGGCATATTTGTCTCCGTGGCAACCTATCTGATTTTGACCAAAAGCCTTTTACGCGTTATCCTGGGCGTCGTTATTCTTTCACATGCGGCGCATTTGTTACTGCTGACTTTATCAGGCTTGAAGCTCGGATCGCCACCTCTTTTGGGAGAGGAAGCTGCATCTTATGCAGACCCGCTTCCTCAGGCGCTGATCCTGACAGCAATTGTTATTGGTTTTGGTATTACTGCGTTTATGCTCGTATTGGCCTACCGGACATATAAAGCGCACGGAACAGACAACTTTGATGAATTAAGGGGATCTGAAGATGATTAA
- a CDS encoding Na(+)/H(+) antiporter subunit B, which produces MMNNPIQLHVITRIVAFIILAFSVFLFFAGHNNPGGGFIGGLMTASALVLLYLSFDLKTIKRVIPFNYERIIAAGLLIAIVTGIVGMFFGFPYLTQFFEYYNVPILGEIELTSALPFDLGIYLVVVGFTLLTILTIAEDDS; this is translated from the coding sequence ATGATGAATAACCCGATTCAACTCCATGTAATCACCCGAATCGTTGCTTTCATTATTCTCGCCTTTTCCGTGTTTTTGTTTTTTGCCGGACACAACAATCCCGGCGGGGGTTTTATAGGTGGATTAATGACTGCTTCAGCACTGGTTTTGCTCTATTTAAGCTTTGACCTGAAGACCATTAAACGGGTTATTCCATTCAACTACGAAAGGATCATTGCCGCTGGATTGTTAATCGCAATCGTTACGGGCATTGTCGGTATGTTTTTTGGATTTCCGTATTTAACGCAGTTTTTTGAATACTATAATGTACCTATCCTCGGCGAAATCGAATTGACTTCTGCCTTGCCTTTCGACCTTGGTATTTACCTTGTTGTCGTCGGGTTTACACTCTTGACTATACTGACAATTGCGGAGGATGATAGCTGA